Sequence from the Pseudomonadota bacterium genome:
CGCACTTCTAGCGGTTTCGCTGTCACTGGATATGTTGCAAATATTCGTTTGATTATCTCCGTTCCCGTTGGGAGTTTTCGCTTTAATGCCATTTCTAACGCCGCTATCTGTTTCGCTGTTATTCGACCTGGCGATGAACTGATTATGCTATATTCTCCGACTCGTCTTTGACCTATTCGTGGGACTTGAGACGTTCTACCTTTATGTCTCTTTAATGTTCTTTTTTTCATTTTTTTTCCTTTTCCGTCTTTTACCTTTTTCCTGTTGTTTCTCTTTTTTTTCCATATTTTGATCTTGAGGTTTTTCGATTTACTACTCCTCCTAAATCGTATTTACCTCGGACTAATTTGTAATTCACTCCTGGTAAATCTGGCACTCTTCCCCCTCGAACTAATACTACGCTATGCTCTTGAATATTGTGCCCTTCTCCCATTATGTACGCGTCGATCTCTCGCTGGTTTGATAATCGCACTTTCGCTATCTTTCGTTGAGCTGAATTTGGTTTTTTCGGCTTTCGTGTAAAGACTCGTAATACTACTCCTTTTTTTTGAGGATTTCTTTCTAATGCTGTTATCTTCGTTCGCCCTTTCTTTCCTGTTCGAGGCTTTCTCATTATTTGATTTATTGTAGGCATTTTTTTATGGGTGATTATCGGG
This genomic interval carries:
- the rpsL gene encoding 30S ribosomal protein S12, whose protein sequence is MPTINQIMRKPRTGKKGRTKITALERNPQKKGVVLRVFTRKPKKPNSAQRKIAKVRLSNQREIDAYIMGEGHNIQEHSVVLVRGGRVPDLPGVNYKLVRGKYDLGGVVNRKTSRSKYGKKRETTGKR
- the rplP gene encoding 50S ribosomal protein L16, which encodes MKKRTLKRHKGRTSQVPRIGQRRVGEYSIISSSPGRITAKQIAALEMALKRKLPTGTEIIKRIFATYPVTAKPLEVRMGKGKGSIDHKIARVRYKSIILEIKKTEPGVDYMEMLRQVSMKLPIVTKIEKN